The Schaalia dentiphila ATCC 17982 sequence CCGTATCCCGCAAAGATCAGCGCGCCACCGGTTCCCCAGCCGAACGCGGCCAACCAGGACAGCACTGTGGGCTTGAGGCGAGCGGCCCATGCGAGGAACACCAGGCCAACAACTGCGCTCAGGATCGAGGCGCCAACAGCAAGCCAGGCATCAGACGACGAGACCCCCTCAAGAGCTTCCGTCAATTCATAGATAGCCGCCCAAACGCTCAATGCAATGAGGATGAGCGAGCACACGACGAGCGCCCACGAACGTGGGCGAATAGACACAGCATGAGTCACGTTATTTCCTTTCTGTCGTCCCCATCATGCCAGCTGTTCCTATGCGTCACCTATGAGGGGGCGATGGAACAGCCGTGAGAATGCGCTCATGCAACAAACCCCGTAGCGGGAGCCGCTGAGCAACCTGATCTCGCCTCACTGCCTCGACTACGACCTGTTTCCCTGTTCAATGCGACGCGTCAGGCGACCTGCGCACGACCTGCGACGGCGTTTGTGACGTCCTTTTGCTGCTCCGCGATAGAGGTCAGTCGCAGGAATTCACGACGCTTTCCAACGGCATCGGCTAGCATCTGACGATCGTTTTCAATGCGCGAGCGATCGGCGCCGTGGCGAGCCATGAGGCGCTGGTCGAGGCCGAGGGAGGCCAGGTCGGACAAGAAGGCTCGCATGGCACGCTTCGCATCCCGTCCGCCCTGGGCAGCCCACTTGAAGGCGGCTTTACGCGCGCGACGATCGGTCGCCATCAACACTTCGCCGGGAAGGATCCATCCGGTGCGTACGTAGGGGACGAGGCCGTCGCGAATGTGGAGAGCCTCCCGTCGGGCAGCTCGAAGCAGGAGAATCGACCAGAGGACAAACCCGGGAATACCCACCACGAGGTACATCACGATGAACCCTGTTCCGGATGCGGGCAACGCGATGCTCCCGTTCCATGCGAAGTGAATGAGCATGGCAGCAAACCAGAACAGGACAACGATGGCGGTCTTCGACCATCCGCGTCGGAACTTGATGAGGGCGAGCGCCAATCCGATGCCCGTCATCGACGTGGCCATCACGTGCAGAAAGGGCCCTGCCAGGGCACGAAGAACGAACACCAACACGAGAGTCTTTGTTCCTTGGCCCTCGGTGCGCAGGAAGTACAAAATGTCTTCGAAGAAAAGGAATCCCGCCGCCGAGAATCCCGCGTACACGACACCATCGAGTACCGAGTTGATGCTGTTGCGCCGAACAACGACGATGATGAGGACACCGATCCCCTTGAATGTCTCCTCCACGAGTGGCGCAATGAATGACATGGCAAGCGCCTCGGCGCGCCGCAGGTCTCCGATCGTGAAGGCAATGTCTGTGTGGAGCGCCGTGTTCGTAATCATCGACGTCAGGGTCGCCACACCCCCGCCCCACAGAAACATCGCGAGCTTCGTCGTCCACGGTTCTGGCTCCCAGCGATCGATCCGCTGGAGGAAGCCGACGACGATCACGAGGGCAACCAGGGACAGCAGCGTCGTCTTCACAAAGGCGGTCACGCTTGAAGACTCGGGTGCCAAACCGTAGATGATGATGCCGATGGTCCCCAGCACGCCGATCGTCGTCATGACGACCTCGAACCAGGGGAAGGAGTGCGCGGCCTTGGGAGGCTGCCAGACGGGAGCGGCATCGTCGGGGGCCGGTGCCGAGACGCCATCAGTGGAGTCGATGGTGGCACTGCTGATCTTGCTGAGGCGATAGTCCTCGCCGGGCCCTCCCCAGTGGGTCGCGTGCATGTCAGTAACCTCGTCCACCCGTTCGCGTGTCATCGTCAAAGTCAATGGGCTCGGGAATCGGAGCATGCCCGGCCAGTCGCAACAATTTTACCATTCGTGCGGAACGCAGGGCGCGAACTCCCGCGACATCCACGTTATGCACGTTGCGCGTGAGCTCGATGCGATAGCACGTCGCATCCAACGCTTCCAGGCGTGCGCTGGCCTGAGGATCCGATGCAATGCGCGCCCGTTCGTCGGGGATGAGAGTCTCACGGATTGCGCGAGACAAGGCGGACGCACGCTCCAAACGCGTCGCTACCTCGACACGATCGCCCTGGCGTTGCGCCGCAGTTCGGCGGTCGAGGCCATCGGTGGTGAGCTGGTCTCCCCCATCCTGAATATAGGCGCGCGCAGCGTCGGCGAGGCCGGAGCTTTCCAGCCCAACGCTGCGGGTCAGCAGGTCTGCCTCGGAGGCCCGGCGCAGCAGGAGGCGCGAGAGAGAGTCTCGCGAAGCAAGGATGCGCTGATGGAGCCGATCCAGACGGCGCGCACGCGTGATCGCAAATCCTGCGACGACGCCGAGCGCGATAACGGCGAATACGATAGCGACAAGCAGCCACGGGGACAGCGAGATCATGCGAGCTCCTCCCCTTCTTCTCCACGACCTCGGATCAGGTCACGTGCCCGGCGCGTTCCCGATTCGGCGGGACTGCCCATGTCAATCGCCAGCTTGTAGACCTCGAAGACCTTATCGGCAACAACCTCCCAGTCGTACTGCGCCGATGAGCGCGCTCCGGCAGCGGACAGCTCCTCGAGGCGGTCGCGGTCGGTCAGCAGGTCGATGAGCGTACGTGCGAGCGAGTCGCTGTTGCCCCTCTCGAAGAGCGCGCCAGCTCGCCCGTCCTCAAGCACCGCACGGAAGGCCGGGATATCCGAGGCAACGACAGCCGTATGGGCCGCCATCGCCTCGACGAGGACAATGCCGAATGACTCTCCGCCCGTCTGCGGAGCGACGTAGATGGTGGCGCCGGCGAGCAAGGATTCCTTCTCCTCATCACTGATTCCACCGAGGAAGGACACGGAATCGCCAAAACGCTCGACGGCCTGGCGAATCTCCGGGGCATCTCCTCGGCCGGCAATCAGGAAACGCGCACCCGGGAAACGCTCAAGGACACCAGCAATGGCACCGGCGAAAATGCTCAGGCCCTTGCGGGGCTCATCGAGGCGTCCGAGGAACACGATGACCGGACGTTCGTCCGTCGCCACCCACTGTTCAAGGGGCTGCGCGGTGCGGAACGAGGCCGTTTCGACCCCGTTCGGAATGATGACGGCATCGCCGCCGTGGTGCTCGATCAGCGTTCGGCGCGCCTCCTCGGACACCGCGATGCGCACTCCGATGCGTTCCATGTACAGGCGCATGGGCGCCGAGGCAATCGCGCGCGAGACCGACCGACCGAGGGCCGCGTGGAATGTCCCCACGAGGGGGGCAGTCGAAAGCATCGCAGCTGCCATCGACACCGAGGGAACGACAGGCTCGTGGACGTGCACGACGTCAAAATCGTTCACTGCCAGCCAACGGCGAGTACGCGCGAGCGCCTTCGGCTTCACGGAAATATTGGCCACCGATCCGTTGAAGGGGATCGACACGGACGAACCGGCGGACGTGATCCACTCGGGCAGGTCCTCCGAGGTCGACGGCGTCAGCACCTGAACGTCGTGTCCGCGGGACCGCAGCTTCAACGCGAGGTCGCGGATATGGAAGCCCACTCCCCCGGGCACGTCCCAGGAGTAGGGATTCACGATTCCGATCTTCATCGATTCTTCCTCTCGTGCTCGGCCCTCGCGCGCGCCAGGCGCTCGGGGTCAAGATCTTCCACATACACGCGCTGCATCATGTGCCAGTCCTGCGCCTTGGTCGCCATCATGGCGGCAAATTCGTCCACCCACGCCTGTGTGAGAGCTTCGACGCGGTTGAGGTCGGGGTGCTCCTGGCCATCTGCATTGATCGGTCCGACGCAACGCACGCGTACATCGGCCCCAGTCGGAGTCTCGTTCTCGTAGGTGATGCAGGCAGCGAAAAGCGGACGCTCCAGCTTGGTCGCGAGCGCAGCGGGACCCGCGGCGACGAGTGCGCGCCGCGTCCCCAGGTCGACCTCAATGCCCGAACCCGAAATATCCCGGTCTGCAAGAAGCGGGACGATGACGCGACGGCCGCGCACGCGCTCGATGAGGGTGGAAAAGACAGACTCACCCTTCACGACGCCAATGATCTCCATGCCGAGGCCTTCGCGCAGCGACACGAAACGTTCAAACAGCGCGGGAGGCTCCACCTTCTCCGCGACAGTCACGATGCCCCGGCCGTGTGCACACACCCAGGCGCCGGCACGATCCCAGCTGCCGGAGTGTCCGAGAGCGAGGACGACCGGTCCATCTTCGCTGGCCGTGGCCAGGGCCTCGAAGCCCTCGAAGGAGACTCCCTTGAGCAACGGCTCGCCGCGACGCGATCCGAGCATCAACTGCTCAGCATAGTTGCGGATGTGCGACCGGACCGCGTCACGCACCTCGTGGGCGGATGGCTCGTTTCCAGTCAAACGCGCCATGTTGGCGCGCAGCCGGTCGATCATGGCTCCCCCACGCCTGGCCGCAATCGATGCACCAGTGTCCGCCATGCGCATGACGAGGCGCAGCGGCAAGCGGGGGGCGATCGAAAAGGCGAGCGACAGGGGCGAAAAACTCACGGCGTTCCCTCGTCGATGTTGTGGGCAGTGAACCAAATGCGCTGGCAGACGGTGACGAAGGATGCAAACGCCACCCAGGTTAGGCCGGCCGCAAATACCCACTCGGGCAGACCAAGACTCATGAGGATCGCCGTACCCATGCCAATGATGAGCCGGTCGGTGCGCTCAGCGATGCCCAGCTTGGCGACGACGCCGACAGATTCCGCGCGGGCGCGCGCGTAGGGAACGGCGGCCGCACCAACGATCGAGCAGATGCCGGAGATGATTGCCCATGTGCGCACGAACGAGTCGTCCATCTGGAAGACCGCGTAGGCGGTGAGGGAGCCAAAGACGGCTCCGTCGCCCAGACGGTCGAGCGTCGAATCGAGGAAAGCACCAAAACGCGTGCCGCCCGTCGTCATGCGCGCAAGCGTGCCATCCACGGAGTCGCCGAACATCACGACGGCCAGGACGATGCCGCCCTGCCAAATCCATCCCTGAGGAATGCAAATGACCGCGATCGCGACCGTCGCAACAGTGCCCGCGACCGTCACCATATTCGGGGTGACGCCCACGCGTGCGAGAACCCGAGCGAGAGGCGTAAAGATTGCCTTCGTGATGGAACGTCCGTGGTTTCCGAGCATTAGTCCTCCTTCGGCCAGGCGGCGGCCAGCCGCGCGCGAGCGTCCTCCAGGAGCTCAGGCACGGCCTTCGTCTGCGCAATGATCGGCAGGAAGTTCGCGTCCCCCAACCAGCGCGGAACGACGTGCTGGTGCAGGTGAGCGGCGATACCGGCACCGGCCACCTCGCCCTGGTTCATACCCAGGTTGAAACCCGCCGGAGACGCGACCTCACGGGTGACGCGCATGGCGTTCGCCGTCAGGTTGCCCAGCTCCACGCGTTCCTCGTCCGTGAGCTCCGTGTAGTCAGAGACGTGACGATACGGGCACACGAGCAGGTGCCCGGAATTGTAGGGGAACAGGTTCATGAGCACGAAGCAGGTGTCGCCGCGGTAGACGATCAGTCCAGCCTGGTCGTCCTTACCGGGCGCCGTGCAGAACGGGCACCCGACGTCCGAGGCGTCGGCGGGCTTGCCTTCGCCGCGTATATAGGCCATCCGGTAGGGGGTCCAGAAACGACCGAAGCCGTCCGGGACGCCCGCCAACGAGCGGGCGTCCTCGGTCGGCAACGGGCCGTTCGGGGAACCGATCGAGTCCGAACCGGCGTCGCGGCTCATGACTCTCACGCCTCGTCGAGGCCGTCGATCTGATCGGCGTTGTTGCGCTGCTCGATGTGCGAGACGATCAGCTCGACCGCGCGATCGACGGCGACGCCGTTGTGCTGCGAGCCGTCACGCAGACGGAAGGACACGGCCCCAGCCTCGACGTCCTCGCCGCCGGCGATGAGCGTGAACGGGATCTTGTCCTTGGAGGCGTTGCGAATCTTCTTGCCGAAGCGGTCGTCCGACAGGTCGGTCTCGACGCGCACGCCGCGCTCGCGCAGCTTCGCGGCAACGTCCTTGACGTAGCCGTCGAAGGCCTCGGCGACGGGGATGAGGCGAACCTGGACGGGCGAGAGCCACGCCGGGAATGCACCCGCGTAGTGCTCGGTGAGAACGCCAATGAAGCGCTCGACCGAACCCAGCTTGGCGGAGTGGATCATGACGGGGCGCTGACGGGAGCCGTCGGCTGCCGTGTACTCCAGGTCGAAGCGGTCGGGCTGGTTGAAGTCGTACTGGATCGTCGACATCTGCCAGGTGCGACCGATCGCGTCCTTAACCTGCACGGAGACCTTGGGGCCGTAGAAGGCGGCACCGCCCGGATCCGGAACCAGGTCGAGGCCGGTCGCCGCGCAGGCGTCCTCGAGGGCCTTCGTGGCAGCCGCCCAATCCTCATCCGAGCCGATGAACTTGTCCTTCTTCTTGCCGTCCTCGTCGCGCGTGGACAGCTCCAGGTAGAAGTCCTTGAGGCCGAAAGCCGAGAGAATCGACAGGAAGAACTCGATCTGCGTGCGGATCTCTTCTGAGGCCTGCTCAGGCGTGCAGTAGGTGTGCGAGTCGTCCTGCGTGAAGCCGCGCATGCGGGTCAGGCCGTGGACGACACCGCTCTTCTCGTAGCGGTAGTCGTGGCCCAGCTCGTAGAAGCGCAGAGGCAGCTCGCGGTAGGAGCGGCCACGCGAACGGAAGATCAGGTTGTGCATCGGGCAGTTCATGGCCTTGAGGTAGTACTCCTGGCCTGCCTTGGTGACGTTGCCATCCTCGTCGCGCTCTTCGTCGACGAGCATGGGCGGGAACATCGTGTCCGCGTAGTAGGGCAGGTGACCCGACGTGTGGAAGAGACCGCCCTTGGAGATCTCGGGCGTGTGCACGAAGTCGAAGCCGGCCGCCTTGTGACGGTCGGTCACGTAGGACTCGATCTCGTGGCGCAGGATTCCGCCCTTGGGATGGAATACGACGAGGCCGGGGCCGATCTCCTCGGGGAAGGAGTACAGGTCCAGCTCGGCGCCGAGGCGACGGTGGTCGCGGCGCTCGGCTTCCTTGATGCGCTCCTGGTAGGCGACGAGGTCATCCTTGGAGGCCCAGGCGGTTCCGTAGATGCGCTGGAGCTGATCGCCCGCCTGGTCGCCCTTCCAGTAGGCGGCCGAGGCCTTGGTCAGCGCGAAGCCGTTACCGATGAGCTTGGTGGAGGGCAGGTGCGGACCGCGGCACAGGTCCTTCCACGCGACCGAGCCGTCGCGGCGGACGTTGTCGTACATGGTGAGCGTGCCGCCGCCGACCTCGACGGAAGCGCCCTCGGCGCCCTTACCCTTCGTAGTGACGAGCTCGAGCTTGTAGGGCTGCTCGGCCAGCTCGACGACGGCCTCCTCCTCGGAGATCTCGCGACGCACAAAGCGCTGACCTTCCTTGACGATGCGCTTCATGCGCTTCTCGAGGTCGCGCAGCAGCTCGGGGGTCACCGCATCGATATTGCCGAAGTCGTAGTAGAAGCCGTCGGTAATGAAGGGCCCGATGCCCAGGTTCACGTCGGGGAACACATCCTGGACGGCCTGCGCGAGCAGGTGCGTGGCGCTGTGGCGCAGGATGTTCAGGCCGTCCTCGCTGGCCAAGGTGATGGCCTCGACGGTCGTTCCTGCTTCAAAAGGCGTCTCGAGGTCACGCGGCGTACCGTCAACCTTGATGGCGACGACGTCGCGCGACTTCTCGAACCACGTTGTGCCCGTGGTCCCCGCCGGTACGGTCTGTTCGTGTCCGTCAATGACGAGCGAGATATCGGGCACTGTGTCTCCTAGTTTCGTTAGATACGCGAGATTGTGTTGCGAATTGAATTCTAGCCCCGTGGCGCGAACGCTTCAGGAGCGGGCGCGCCAGTCCTTCACAGCCTTCGCGGCGATCAGGGCACGGTAGGTGGACTTCTTGATGGGCATGTCCCAGCCACCGGGCACGTCTGTGAAGTGCGTGGCGAAGGCGCTCTTGTACTTTCCGACGCTATAGAGATCGGGGCAGCGCGGCGAATGCGCGCCCATCAGGTCGAACTCACGCACGCCGTCGCGGGCGAGGAATTCGGCCGCCAGGAAGTCCAGGACCGGAGGCTGACGCAGACGACGACCGGCCTCGGTGGAGGCGCCGTACTCGGCCTGCGCGCGGATTCCCTCAACAAGGCAGAAGTCCCAGCACAGGATACTTCCGTCGGCATCGCGCATCGAGAAGATGCGCGCGTGCTTCGGGCCCAGCGTCTGAAGCAGGCTGAGGTAGTACTCCTTGGGGTGGGGACGGAAGCCGTCGCGCTTGGCGGTCTCCTCCATGACGGCGTAGTACTCGTCGATGACGGCCTCGGCATTGGCAGTGTCCTCGTGGAAGGTCACGCCCTCGGCCTTGCCCTTCTTCAGGCCAGAGCGAATCGAACGCTTACCCGCCTTGGGCATGGCGGCGAGGATCGCTTCTTCGGTCTTGCCAGAGGTGTCGATGACGACGGTGCGGTCGTAGGAGATCGTCTGCAGTGGCATGCACAGGTCGGGGTGCTGGTAGATGGCGTGCAGGCGCACGAAGGCGACGGTCTTATCCTTTGCCTTAATCTCGCGCAGGAGGTCGGCGCGCAGGGCGGCTTCGCGTTCGGGCGTCGCTTCCTTGACCCACGCGGGTCCCCACTTCGCCCACAGGTAGTGGACGCCGCGCACCGAATACTTGTAGAGGGTGATGAACGCAACCTTGGAATCATCC is a genomic window containing:
- the thrS gene encoding threonine--tRNA ligase; the encoded protein is MPDISLVIDGHEQTVPAGTTGTTWFEKSRDVVAIKVDGTPRDLETPFEAGTTVEAITLASEDGLNILRHSATHLLAQAVQDVFPDVNLGIGPFITDGFYYDFGNIDAVTPELLRDLEKRMKRIVKEGQRFVRREISEEEAVVELAEQPYKLELVTTKGKGAEGASVEVGGGTLTMYDNVRRDGSVAWKDLCRGPHLPSTKLIGNGFALTKASAAYWKGDQAGDQLQRIYGTAWASKDDLVAYQERIKEAERRDHRRLGAELDLYSFPEEIGPGLVVFHPKGGILRHEIESYVTDRHKAAGFDFVHTPEISKGGLFHTSGHLPYYADTMFPPMLVDEERDEDGNVTKAGQEYYLKAMNCPMHNLIFRSRGRSYRELPLRFYELGHDYRYEKSGVVHGLTRMRGFTQDDSHTYCTPEQASEEIRTQIEFFLSILSAFGLKDFYLELSTRDEDGKKKDKFIGSDEDWAAATKALEDACAATGLDLVPDPGGAAFYGPKVSVQVKDAIGRTWQMSTIQYDFNQPDRFDLEYTAADGSRQRPVMIHSAKLGSVERFIGVLTEHYAGAFPAWLSPVQVRLIPVAEAFDGYVKDVAAKLRERGVRVETDLSDDRFGKKIRNASKDKIPFTLIAGGEDVEAGAVSFRLRDGSQHNGVAVDRAVELIVSHIEQRNNADQIDGLDEA
- a CDS encoding phosphatidylinositol mannoside acyltransferase, translating into MSFSPLSLAFSIAPRLPLRLVMRMADTGASIAARRGGAMIDRLRANMARLTGNEPSAHEVRDAVRSHIRNYAEQLMLGSRRGEPLLKGVSFEGFEALATASEDGPVVLALGHSGSWDRAGAWVCAHGRGIVTVAEKVEPPALFERFVSLREGLGMEIIGVVKGESVFSTLIERVRGRRVIVPLLADRDISGSGIEVDLGTRRALVAAGPAALATKLERPLFAACITYENETPTGADVRVRCVGPINADGQEHPDLNRVEALTQAWVDEFAAMMATKAQDWHMMQRVYVEDLDPERLARARAEHERKNR
- a CDS encoding PrsW family intramembrane metalloprotease, with the protein product MTRERVDEVTDMHATHWGGPGEDYRLSKISSATIDSTDGVSAPAPDDAAPVWQPPKAAHSFPWFEVVMTTIGVLGTIGIIIYGLAPESSSVTAFVKTTLLSLVALVIVVGFLQRIDRWEPEPWTTKLAMFLWGGGVATLTSMITNTALHTDIAFTIGDLRRAEALAMSFIAPLVEETFKGIGVLIIVVVRRNSINSVLDGVVYAGFSAAGFLFFEDILYFLRTEGQGTKTLVLVFVLRALAGPFLHVMATSMTGIGLALALIKFRRGWSKTAIVVLFWFAAMLIHFAWNGSIALPASGTGFIVMYLVVGIPGFVLWSILLLRAARREALHIRDGLVPYVRTGWILPGEVLMATDRRARKAAFKWAAQGGRDAKRAMRAFLSDLASLGLDQRLMARHGADRSRIENDRQMLADAVGKRREFLRLTSIAEQQKDVTNAVAGRAQVA
- a CDS encoding glycosyltransferase family 4 protein, which codes for MKIGIVNPYSWDVPGGVGFHIRDLALKLRSRGHDVQVLTPSTSEDLPEWITSAGSSVSIPFNGSVANISVKPKALARTRRWLAVNDFDVVHVHEPVVPSVSMAAAMLSTAPLVGTFHAALGRSVSRAIASAPMRLYMERIGVRIAVSEEARRTLIEHHGGDAVIIPNGVETASFRTAQPLEQWVATDERPVIVFLGRLDEPRKGLSIFAGAIAGVLERFPGARFLIAGRGDAPEIRQAVERFGDSVSFLGGISDEEKESLLAGATIYVAPQTGGESFGIVLVEAMAAHTAVVASDIPAFRAVLEDGRAGALFERGNSDSLARTLIDLLTDRDRLEELSAAGARSSAQYDWEVVADKVFEVYKLAIDMGSPAESGTRRARDLIRGRGEEGEELA
- the pgsA gene encoding phosphatidylinositol phosphate synthase — its product is MLGNHGRSITKAIFTPLARVLARVGVTPNMVTVAGTVATVAIAVICIPQGWIWQGGIVLAVVMFGDSVDGTLARMTTGGTRFGAFLDSTLDRLGDGAVFGSLTAYAVFQMDDSFVRTWAIISGICSIVGAAAVPYARARAESVGVVAKLGIAERTDRLIIGMGTAILMSLGLPEWVFAAGLTWVAFASFVTVCQRIWFTAHNIDEGTP
- a CDS encoding HIT family protein gives rise to the protein MSRDAGSDSIGSPNGPLPTEDARSLAGVPDGFGRFWTPYRMAYIRGEGKPADASDVGCPFCTAPGKDDQAGLIVYRGDTCFVLMNLFPYNSGHLLVCPYRHVSDYTELTDEERVELGNLTANAMRVTREVASPAGFNLGMNQGEVAGAGIAAHLHQHVVPRWLGDANFLPIIAQTKAVPELLEDARARLAAAWPKED
- a CDS encoding lipid II:glycine glycyltransferase FemX; protein product: MTTTALVPISQEDKIAAVSGFQDRSLPIEQTCVWEAFEESQGHGVWGRYAWCEDDSKVAFITLYKYSVRGVHYLWAKWGPAWVKEATPEREAALRADLLREIKAKDKTVAFVRLHAIYQHPDLCMPLQTISYDRTVVIDTSGKTEEAILAAMPKAGKRSIRSGLKKGKAEGVTFHEDTANAEAVIDEYYAVMEETAKRDGFRPHPKEYYLSLLQTLGPKHARIFSMRDADGSILCWDFCLVEGIRAQAEYGASTEAGRRLRQPPVLDFLAAEFLARDGVREFDLMGAHSPRCPDLYSVGKYKSAFATHFTDVPGGWDMPIKKSTYRALIAAKAVKDWRARS